One genomic segment of Mustelus asterias unplaced genomic scaffold, sMusAst1.hap1.1 HAP1_SCAFFOLD_241, whole genome shotgun sequence includes these proteins:
- the LOC144485869 gene encoding uncharacterized protein LOC144485869, with translation MEAKSTVHTREKPWKCVDCGKGFRSPSELEIHRRRHTGERPFICSVCGKRFAQFICLQLHERLHTGERPFTCSVCGNGFTRSSHLLKHQQVHTDKREFQCSNCEKSFKSPHGLREHQRIHTEYTLFSCSQCGKSFRTATHLQTHQRVHTDKRPFKCPECGKCFKSSGELMSHQRVHTEERPFKCFHCGTGFRRSSHLTVHQRVHTGEKPFICSECGKGFSQSSNLLTHQQIHTEVRPFTCSECGKGFARSSHLLTHQRIHTGERPFTCSECGKRFTESSNLVKHQRVHR, from the coding sequence atggaagcaaaaagcaccgttcacaccagggagaaaccgtggaaatgtgtggactgtgggaagggattcagatccccatctgagctggaaatccatcgacgcaGACACACCGGCGAGAGGCCGTTCATTTGTTCCGTATGTGGAAAGCGATTCGCTCAGTTCATCTGCCTTCAGCTGCATGAGCGactccacaccggggagaggccgttcacctgctcggtgtgtggaaacggattcactcgctcatcccacctgctgaaacaccagcaagttcacactgacaagagagaGTTTCAATGCTCCaattgtgagaagagctttaaaagcccACACGGACTGAGGgagcaccagcgcattcacaccgagtacacactgttcagctgctcacagtgtgggaagagtttcaggACAGCAACCCACCttcagacacaccaacgagttcacactgacaagagaccttttaaatgtccagagtgtgggaagtgctttaaaagctctggtgaactgatgtcccatcagcgagttcacactgaggagagaccgttcaagtgctttcactgtgggactgggttcaggcgatcatctcatctcactgtacatcagcgagttcacactggggagaagccattcatctgctctgagtgtgggaagggattcagtcagtcctccaacctgctgactcaccaacaaattcacactgaggtgaggccgttcacctgctccgagtgtggaaagggatttgcacgatcatcccacctgctgacacaccagcgcattcacactggggagaggccgttcacctgctccgagtgtgggaagagatttaccGAATCATCCAATctggtgaaacaccagcgagttcacagatgA
- the LOC144485872 gene encoding uncharacterized protein LOC144485872, which produces MEKPWKCGDCGKRYRIPSELEIHQRSHTGERPFICSVCGKGFSQLSYLLKHKVTHTQERPFKCSDCGSGFKSSQYLVSHQRIHTEDRPFTCSHCTKRFRTSFNLRRHQRVHTGERPFTCSVCGKGFTHSSHLSRHNLTHTNERPFKCSDCGSGFKSSGELVSHQRIHTEDRPFSCSHCSKRFRTSYNLQTHQRVHTGERPFTCSQCGKGFTQLSSLLKHNLTHTQERPFKCGRGFKSSRELMSHQ; this is translated from the coding sequence atggagaaaccgtggaaatgtggggactgtgggaagagatacagaatcccatctgagctggaaattcatcaacgcagtcacactggggagagaccattcatctgctctgtctgtgggaagggattcagtcagttatcctacCTGCTGaagcacaaagtcactcacacccaggagagaccctttaaatgctctgactgtgggagtggtttcaaaagctctcagtatctggtgtcccaccagcgaattcacactgaggacagaccgttcacctgctctcattgcacaaagaggtttagaacatcattcaacctgcggagacaccagcgagttcacactggggagagaccgttcacctgctcggtgtgtgggaagggattcactcattcatcccacctcagcagacacaatctcactcacaccaatgagagaccctttaaatgctctgactgtgggagtggtttcaaaagctctggagaactggtgtcccaccagcgcattcacactgaggacagaccgttcagctgctctcactgctcaaagaggtttagaacatcatacaacctgcagacacaccagcgagttcacactggggagagaccgttcacctgctctcagtgtgggaagggattcactcaattatctagtctgctgaaacacaatctcactcacacccaggagagaccctttaaatgtgggcgtggcttcaaaagttctcgggaactcatgtcccaccagtga